GAATCATGGACCACATGGAGCACATAGAGTTCAGCCCCGTATTTTTGGGATAAGGAAATCCCATAATGCACGGCCTTTCTGCAGTACCTCGTCATTCTGCTTACAACAAGAATACGCCTAATGTCTTCCATAGATGTCCCTCCTCCCAGTGACTTGCTTGAAACGCCGTTATCTTCTTACTACGAGGACAGGAACTTTCATGTCCTTGTGGATGATCCCAAAGGTAACGCTTCCGAGGATTGTTGCCTTTATGGTGCTCTTGCCATGAGACCCTATGACGATGAGGTCAGCCTTTGATCTTTCTGCCTCTCTTACAATCGCATCCACCGGATAGCCCGTTCTGACAACCTTCTTTGACGGAACACCGCTTCTCTTACACAGCCTTTCGGCGTCGTC
The DNA window shown above is from Thermodesulfovibrionales bacterium and carries:
- a CDS encoding universal stress protein, which gives rise to DDAERLCKRSGVPSKKVVRTGYPVDAIVREAERSKADLIVIGSHGKSTIKATILGSVTFGIIHKDMKVPVLVVRR